Proteins co-encoded in one Aspergillus fumigatus Af293 chromosome 6, whole genome shotgun sequence genomic window:
- the fphB gene encoding hybrid sensor histidine kinase/response regulator has protein sequence MRSNRILRSRKPRAPRNTPDEHGSNPEPLRVLNFANDDEPSPSAPGIFVLKLPNLSPESTERIFPISSVVSVDSSTPPTPAVENPEEQNSPWAESLRSEITGGKQSPGQSATPSPDDRKDAPSIQSTVEAYGSSLNVITASRKRNPLKIGLARGISDISFGDANASSQGTSGLPSSAEAPDSYFAGAGSWIDQAETAAWVQNMKNEPNFRHIHGLGALIVLQESKGNLIVQIASKNTEEVLGYKPEQLFALPTFCDIVQNDQKENFLGRFNLVRGKWYDVEQHGPDIHEVDVRQSYGATRRLWCTIHATKANTDHIVCEFELKGAVLESWRNSRPSKSVYAVYDNTSSDGRSDEKNSTPSMPPEMQNMLRGIRGKIRSSDMLCALSLIIQLAASASSLSMLFNYFTGIIRELTGFSRVTVFYFDRDGNAIPMNDAVDSHIIANFPEDLHYPKPLSPRDLERFHLGSKVCLEYSHRQFHTELVYRDSENLPSEFDLDHSYMLARSPYILDPVTGMPVFACMSININALGRAWGLIMCQSYEEEMRLPPPVQKFFWLVSDTLSSNIERLSNTMTAQMQGPFTSSHDGDEKGDSFQVKDLLTLFKADYAASLMLGETRILGKPHDAQEVLALVEYLKLKELSAVLCSTDITRDFPDLNYTPGFKYLSNLLYVPLSTEGREFIVFFKESQRGDTFHAGTDDNARCLNQGRPTELGSEAKLVDRETAIWNAGDLQKGPFLSLIYRAMLKEVWQQKETTMQSTQLMRLLLANCAHEFRTPLNAIINYLEIALDGDLTQETRESLSRSHSASKSLIYIINDLLDLTNAENGISLIKDENFDLVETIHEASRIFNEEARQKGVELHVVRYTGIPPVLGDQRRVRQVITNLISNAVQHTTSSGTVTVESCLLPDYTETGKVGIEVAIHDTGTGMSQNDIEALFCELEQVSNKDYIRSRGPQRCDNVITSDGSGSGNILGLGLALVARIVRNMNGQLSVKSEEGHGSCFRIKMQFPLPFDEANDENLDSNRALPVGKGKGRESEPEDDRNVPPKPDETQCSEDDGAWAGKNPAFSDSAGSTKNDSHTSDDTVTADVAQHDSASKQEESTLRPDIRNKPPSTEEVRQAHQAHSRPAEQSTRVLSDQPTKPIGEATSESSERTAEQSQIKAKTQSDIPPKEGATTASEGSSKKNLHILVAEDDPTNSAILRKRLEKSAHTVHITENGKECASVFRDNAHSFDAVLMDIQMPIVDGMGSTKMIREYEALTASPTSVSATCRRQRIPIFAVSASLVEKDRQTYIDAGFDGWIMKPIDFKRVAHLLDGVYKEDVREDSLYKPGMWEKGGWFDKGGES, from the exons ATGAGAAGCAACAGAATATTGAGATCTCGAAAACCGCGAGCCCCCAGAAATACCCCAGACGAGCACGGCTCTAATCCGGAACCACTGCGAGTTCTCAATTTTGCAAACGACGATGAACCTTCTCCATCAGCGCCGGGAATATTTGTCCTGAAACTGCCAAACCTTAGTCCCGAATCAACCGAGCGAATTTTTCCCATCAGCTCAGTCGTGTCGGTCGATTCCTCCACTCCGCCAACACCGGCAGTGGAGAACCCTGAGGAGCAAAACTCCCCTTGGGCTGAAAGTCTCCGTTCAGAAATTACTGGTGGCAAGCAATCACCAGGCCAGTCAGCTACGCCATCGCCCGATGACCGCAAGGACGCACCCTCGATCCAGAGCACAGTAGAAGCCTATGGCAGTTCTTTGAACGTGATTACTGCAAGCAGGAAACGAAACCCTTTAAAAATTGGTTTGGCCAGAGGAATTTCCGACATATCATTCGGGGATGCGAATGCGTCTTCCCAGGGGACCTCTGGCCTCCCATCCTCTGCTGAGGCCCCGGACTCATACTTCGCCGGAGCAGGGTCCTGGATCGACCAAGCTGAAACAGCAGCCTGGGTACAAAACATGAAGAATGAACCAAACTTCAGGCACATTCATGGGCTTGGTGCACTCATAGTGCTGCAagaatccaaagggaatcTCATCGTCCAGATTGCGAGCAAGAACACCGAAGAAGTCCTTGGCTACAAGCCAGAACAGCTTTTCGCACTACCGACCTTTTGCGATATCGTGCAGAATGATCAAAAAGAAAATTTTCTTGGCCGTTTTAACCTTGTCCGAGGCAAATGGTATGATGTCGAGCAGCACGGTCCTGATATCCACGAAGTCGATGTCCGCCAAAGTTACGGGGCAACAAGGAGACTCTGGTGTACGATACATGCTACAAAGGCAAACACTGATCATATTGTATGTGAATTCGAGCTGAAGGGAGCCGTTCTTGAATCCTGGAGGAACTCACGGCCATCGAAATCGGTCTACGCGGTCTATGACAACACAAGCTCGGATGGGAGATCTGATGAGAAGAACAGCACTCCGAGCATGCCTCCTGAGATGCAAAACATGCTGAGAGGAATCAGAGGAAAGATCCGGTCCTCGGATATGTTGTGTGCCTTGTCACTCATTATCCAACTGGCTGCGAGCGCCTCCTCCCTGAGCATGCTTTTCAACTATTTTACTGGCATCATTAGGGAATTGACCGGTTTCAGCCGAGTGACGGTCTTTTATTTTGATCGTGACGGGAATGCGATTCCTATGAACGATGCCGTTGACTCGCATATTATTGCTAATTTCCCGGAAGACCTTCATTACCCGAAACCGCTTTCTCCAAGAGACTTGGAAAGATTTCATTTGGGCAGCAAAGTCTGTCTCGAATACAGTCATAGGCAGTTTCATACTGAGCTGGTTTATCGTGATTCTGAGAATTTGCCCAGCGAGTTTGACCTAGACCACTCTTACATGTTGGCGAGGTCACCGTACATTTTAGATCCTGTCACTGGAATGCCCGTCTTTGCTTGCATGTCTATCAATATAAATGCCCTCGGACGTGCATGGGGGCTTATAATGTGCCAGTCAtacgaggaagagatgcgaTTACCCCCTCCAGTGCAGAAGTTCTTCTGGCTAGTTAGCGACACACTTTCAAGCAATATTGAACGTCTTTCGAACACGATGACTGCTCAGATGCAGGGCCCTTTTACTTCTTCACATGACGGAGATGAGAAAGGCGATAGCTTTCAGGTAAAAGACTTACTGACCTTGTTCAAGGCGGATTATGCTGCATCCTTAATGTTAGGCGAAACCAGGATCCTTGGAAAGCCCCACGATGCGCAGGAAGTGCTCGCTTTAGTGGAATACTTGAAACTGAAGGAACTCAGTGCTGTTTTGTGTTCAACGGACATTACTCGAGATTTTCCAGACCTCAACTATACCCCTGGATTCAAGTATCTATCCAACCTTCTGTATGTGCCCTTGTCGACGGAGGGTCGAGAGTTCATTGTTTTCTTCAAGGAGTCACAACGCGGAGACACGTTTCATGCTGGGACTGATGACAATGCTCGATGCTTGAATCAAGGACGGCCAACAGAGCTTGGTTCAGAGGCGAAGCTGGTCGATCGTGAGACTGCTATATGGAATGCTGGAGACTTACAGAAGGGCCCCTTTCTATCCTTGATATACAGGGCCATGCTGAAAGAGGTGTGGCAGCAAAAGGAAACAACAATGCAAAGCACCCAGCTCATGCGACTACTTCTGGCAAACTGCGCTCACGAGTTTCGGACACCGCTGAACGCGATTATCAACTATCTTGAAATTGCATTGGATGGAGATCTCACTCAAGAGACTCGAGAGAGTCTTTCCAGATCGCATTCCGCTTCAAAATCCCTCATTTACATAATCAACGACCTCTTGGACCTCACAAACGCGGAGAACGGCATCAGCTTGATCAAAGACGAGAATTTTGATCTCGTGGAGACCATTCATGAAGCCTCACGCATTTTCAATGAAGAAGCGAGGCAAAAGGGTGTTGAGCTCCATGTTGTACGATACACCGGCATTCCTCCTGTGCTGGGAGACCAACGGCGAGTACGACAAGTCATTACGAACCTCATCAGCAATGCTGTCCAGCATACAACTTCGTCCGGAACGGTGACTGTCGAATCTTGCTTGTTGCCCGACTATACCGAGACTGGGAAAGTTGGAATTGAGGTAGCTATCCATGACACTGGAACTGGCATGTCTCAGAATGATATTGAAGCACTTTTCTGTGAATTGGAACAAGTTTCGAACAAAGATTATATACGAAGTCGAGGCCCTCAACGCTGCGACAATGTGATAACGAGCGACGGTAGCGGCTCGGGGAACATACTCGGGTTAGGCTTAGCCCTAGTTGCTCGCATAGTTCGCAATATGAATGGTCAACTAAGCGTGAAATCAGAGGAAGGCCATGGGAGTTGCTTCAGGATCAAGATGCAGTTCCCTTTACCTTTCGACGAGGCCAACGACGAGAACCTTGATTCTAACAGAGCATTGCCGGTtggcaaaggaaaaggaagggaaagTGAACCTGAAGACGACCGAAACGTGCCTCCCAAGCCAGATGAAACTCAGTGCAGCGAAGACGACGGAGCTTGGGCAGGGAAAAATCCTGCCTTTTCAGATTCGGCAGGTTCCACAAAAAATGATAGTCATACATCAGACGACACAGTCACCGCGGATGTTGCTCAACATGACTCTGCCTCGAAGCAAGAAGAGTCAACCTTACGTCCTGACATAAGGAACAAACCCCCGTCTACCGAGGAGGTCAGGCAAGCTCATCAAGCGCATTCTAGGCCCGCGGAGCAATCTACCAGAGTTCTATCCGATCAACCGACAAAGCCAATCGGGGAAGCAACGTCGGAGTCCTCAGAGAGGACGGCAGAACAGAGTCAAATTAAAGCAAAAACCCAGTCAGATATTCCACCCAAAGAGGGTGCAACTACTGCGTCTGAGGGCTCTTCCAAAAAGAATCTCCACATCTTAGTAGCCGAGGACGATCCGACGAACAGCGCAATCTTACGCAAAAGACTGGAAAAGTCGGCACATACCGTTCATATAACTGAGAATGGAAAGGAATGTGCTTCTGTATTTCGCGACAATGCGCACTCATTTGACGCCGTGCTGATGGATATACAG ATGCCGATCGTCGATGGGATGGGATCAACCAAGATGATACGAGAATATGAAGCGCTGACAGCCTCTCCGACTTCTGTTTCAGCGACTTGTCGGCGTCAGCGGATTCCGATATTCGCTGTCTCCGCATCTCTGGTCGAGAAGGACCGTCAGACGTATATCGACGCGGGGTTCGATGGGTGGATCATGAAACCGATTGATTTCAAACGTGTTGCTCATCTTCTGGACGGAGTGTACAAGGAAGATGTGCGCGAGGACAGTCTCTACAAGCCTGGCATGTGGGAGAAGGGAGGCTGGTTCGATAAGGGAGGTGAGAGCTAA
- a CDS encoding DUF3435 domain-containing protein has protein sequence MKRTRARQNRSPLTGSDGSESDFVGSSPDWDEQRDATYETDVTEPDVTEPDDRPSPRKRLRSDQKDPALEPSLSNEADEFYDDPLDDTGIDLCEIDEDFDKAEGTIERRERIETRWKRYCNSKKKTEPNVQKWGDPEEALRQASNNDLYRFLGWSLKLKRGKNGRRNKGIHKSSSLNTDWKNLRGYYQKLTKSKIDDIDGSEVRRGIKYLVVEHGLDTQPKKKTPVYIEDIGPLNETILSTQLKKFYLGLQRIQVCLFNSLALFTVHRRSALLSLQFKDLQISLQKDPRGGPPIPLVELTADGCKKFLGQTKLTTFALPEVVYGPSLVICPHTFLFGLLFHAKAFRNNLTSKAQLRKLFVSKGCQQLLVPLDREKADWYVFCKTELVKGVPTIQRTQPMSKSSMSSLLVTFGEIRGWPGAFHAHQFRYGSGKVINESGWVSKEQHMLIMKHASPRTFLDHYHPLQIDTDMIRVICGLDPDVELMRAVTRQNRWEDPRRPRYLTEQQRAQVEDHPELQEARRKLSELGAQYDKTQQPGLLTRIERQKKEVTNTRKRLLRALRHQIRENFDEEQAFLDIEAQLSGTALKEEEEDEPFEDAVPPTQLHLLQCLMSYPISNSLEDEWNRRDAGANAVLQYCDVLEGGPLRGRPRRETTTSAASDEPTAQPQDDAPQVQDGVSTCEVEPPTVRGKPSRATKEYLEKSELPEACFQCFANEKLPDKVRCRMFHDAGCVTRHFDAKHLKEEPLKCNWCEVTLLHKMAFQRHAFDVHRVRSRWRCPDPAF, from the exons ATGAAGCGTACCCGTGCGCGACAGAATCGATCCCCCCTGACGGGGAGTGACGGCAGTGAGAGCGATTTCGTCGGTAGCAGCCCTGACTGGGATGAGCAGCGGGATGCCACTTATGAGACGGATGTGACTGAGCCAGATGTCACCGAGCCGGATGATCGCCCGAGCCCACGAAAACGCCTCCGGTCGGATCAGAAGGACCCTGCTTTGGAGCCAAGTCTGTCCAATGAGGCAGACGAATTCTACGACGACCCCCTCGATGACACGGGAATCGACCTTTGTGAGATCGACGAGGATTTTGACAAAGCAGAGGGCACCATCGAACGACGGGAGCGGATCGAAACCCGATGGAAGCG GTATTGTaacagcaaaaaaaaaacagagCCCAATGTGCAAAAATGGGGGGATCCTGAAGAGGCCCTACGCCAGGCGTCGAACAACGACCTGTATCGGTTCTTGGGCTGGTCCCTCAAACTCAAGCGAGGAAAGAACGGTCGACGTAACAAGGGCATTCACAAGTCTAGCTCGTTGAATACGGACTGGAAGAACCTTCGTGGTTACTACCAAAAACTGACCAAGAGCAAAATCGACGATATAGATGGGTCGGAGGTCCGGAGG GGTATCAAGTACTTGGTGGTAGAGCATGGGTTAGATACGCAACCGAAAAAGAAGACGCCAGTCTACATTGAAGATATCGGCCCGTTGAACGAAACGATTCTCTCGACTCAGCTAAAGAAGTTCTACCTTGGCTTGCAGCGTATCCAAGTGTGCCTGTTCAACTCGCTGGCTCTGTTCACTGTACACCGCAGGAGCGCCCTATTGAGTCTCCAGTTCAAAGACCTACAAATCTCGCTGCAGAAGGATCCTCGCGGCGGACCTCCTATCCCTTTGGTTGAACTGACGGCCGATGGATGTAAAAAGTTCCTCGGGCAGACTAAATT GACTACATTTGCACTCCCTGAAGTGGTCTATGGACCATCTTTGGTGATATGTCCGCATACGTTCCTATTCGGACTCTTATTCCATGCCAAAGCATTCCGGAATAACTTGACATCAAAGGCCCAGCTGCGGAAGCTCTTTGTTAGCAAAGGTTGCCAACAGCTCCTGGTGCCCCTGGACCGGGAGAAAGCGGATTGGTATGTCTTTTGCAAAACAGAATTGGTCAAGGGGGTTCCAACCATTCAGCGGACCCAACCCATGTCCAAGTCCTCCATGTCCAGCCTACTGGTCACGTTTGGGGAGATCCGCGGATGGCCCGGGGCATTCCATGCCCATCAGTTCCGGTACGGGAGTGGCAAAGTGATCAACGAGAGTG GATGGGTCAGTAAAGAGCAACATATGTTGATCATGAAGCACGCTAGCCCCCGGACCTTTCTCGACCATTACCATCCTTTGCAGATCGACACAGATATGATTCGGGTTATCTGTGGCCTTGACCCGGACGTGGAACTAATGCGGGCTGTCACGCGCCAGAACCGTTGGGAAGATCCACGACGTCCGAGATATCTAACTGAGCAACAGAGGGCACAGGTAGAGGACCATCCTGAGTTGCAAGAAGCCCGCCGGAAGCTGAGCGAGCTTGGTGCCCAGTATGATAAGACCCAGCAACCGGGCCTGCTCACTCGGATCGAGAGGCAAAAGAAGGAGGTGACAAATACGCGAAAACGATTACTGAGGGCTTTAAGGCACCAGATCCGAGAgaactttgatgaagagcAGGCATTCCTGGATATTGAGGCGCAGCTCTCTGGCACTGCACttaaggaggaggaagaggatgaaccTTTCGAGGATGCTGTGCCTCCAACGCAGCTACATCTTTTGCAATGTCTTATGTCCTACCCGATCTCCAACTCGCTGGAGGATGAATGGAATCGGCGCGATGCAGGTGCGAATGCGGTACTGCAGTATTGTGACGTCCTTGAAGGAGGCCCTCTGCGAGGCCGGCCCAGGCGAGAAACTACGACCTCCGCTGCATCGGATGAACCCACGGCTCAACCCCAGGATGATGCACCACAAGTTCAAGACGGCGTCAGCACATGCGAAGTGGAACCCCCTACCGTACGCGGTAAACCGTCGCGTGCTACCAAGGAATATTTGGAGAAGTCGGAACTGCCAGAGGCCTGCTTTCAATGCTTCGCGAATGAGAAGCTACCTGATAAGGTTCGCTGCCGGATGTTTCATGATGCTGGCTGTGTCACGCGCCACTTTGATGCCAAACATCTGAAGGAAGAGCCGCTCAAGTGCAACTGGTGCGAAGTGACCTTGTTGCATAAAATGGCATTCCAGCGCCACGCGTTTGATGTGCATCGGGTGCGCAGTCGCTGGCGTTGCCCGGATCCGGCGTTTTGA
- a CDS encoding LysM peptidoglycan-binding domain-containing protein: protein MRLIRLLLSVELEESRFHTLMMPTTKSILGLSLAVASKAYAATTLFNGLQSAIFPTTTSAECLASFNTSLQCDPLVSRLYMQTDWVGWNATNLTALCTPECHQSLTSLKEIVTSNCADLSIPLGGSRMDAEKIVDFYEYKYNLTCLADGSSWCLLEQDKWFVEYLPTVTWPQYTDKWYPDWINDPLNGTNAVDENGTVLLPYDTVPPPQPTFNSGRKAALDYRYIGKPPAEGTLNSSLGLEYDEYPLEIQCSPCFLQRFKLGFMSRWGETYNEVKAQAWANIQKNCGFQEDLYVFPVLDQSGPPRANRAELQWTGPSKCARTVTLDALWVNCSTFSVEHQVATASLRDLNRGINCRRMDNGTYCLPEPCDVAKIWVDGGIWGTELIKPDGPYSNISYIQFMRWNAAALHEPVFPGDTICIGPPGGAYAPPAAPIPVSPNATFTTTAVPAMGTPPGTVSNCGLYYDTVTGDDCNMIAMKYSITFSQLRLMNPQINADCTNLWANTSYCVALVSGTTVTTTASSSATPTRSSSSGSTSPSPTSSTVAPPAPTQPGATSSCYEWYVAVPGDDCSKIDTQYGITFAQLRAWNPYLDSTCSNLWSDYAYCVKGA, encoded by the exons ATGAGGCTTATCCGCCTCCTATTGTCTGTCGAACTGGAAGAGAGCCGTTTTCATACCCTCATGATGCCCACCACTAAGTCAATATTGGGTTTATCTCTCGCCGTCGCAAGTAAAGCCTATGCGGCAACTACCCTGTTCAACGGCCTTCAGTCTGCCATCTTCCCGACCACGACCTCAGCGGAATGTCTTGCAAGCTTTAACACCTCCCTTCAATGCGATCCTCTGGTTTCCCGTCTGTACATGCAAACAGATTGGGTAGGGTGGAATGCAACAAACCTGACAGC TCTTTGCACGCCGGAATGCCATCAATCCTTGACCAGTCTGAAAGAAATCGTGACATCCAACTGCGCGGACTTATCAATTCCCCTGGGCGGCTCCAGAATGGATGCGGAAAAAATAGTTGACTTCTACGAGTACAAATACAATCTTACATGCTTGGCCGACGGCTCCTCCTGGTGTTTGCTTGAGCAGGATAAATGGTTCGTCGAATATCTCCCGACGGTCACTTGGCCACAATACACGGACAAGTGGTATCCAGATTGGATAA ATGATCCTCTTAATGGGACCAACGCTGTAGATGAAAATGGAACTGTGCTTCTCCCTTATGACACTGTTCCGCCGCCTCAACCAACGTTCAATTCCGGGAGGAAGGCTG CCCTTGACTACCGATATATTGGCAAACCGCCCGCTGAGGGCACGTTGAATTCTAGCTTGGGATTAGAGTACGACGAATATCCTCTTGAAATCCAGTGCTCGCCTTGTTTCCTGCAGCGATTCAAACTAGGGTTCATGTCCAGATGGGGCGAGACATATAA CGAAGTGAAAGCCCAGGCATGGGCAAATATCCAAAAGAACTGTGGCTTCCAAGAAGATCTCTACGTTTTCCCTGTCCTCGATCAATCAGGACCTCCCCGAGCAAA TCGCGCTGAGCTACAATGGACTGGTCCTAGTAAATGTGCCCGTACAGTGACTCTAGATGCACTATGGGTGAACTGTAGTACATTCTCTGTGGAACATCAGGTAGCCACGGCTTCCCTGCGCGACCTCAACCGAGGCATCAATTGCAGGCGCATGGATAATGGAACATATTGTCTTCCTGAACCCTGCGACGTTGCGAAAATCTGGGTTGATGGTGGAATTTGGGGGACAGAGCTCATCAAGCCCGATGGCCCCTATTCCAATATATCATATATACAGTTCATGAGATGGAATGCAGCAGCGTTACATGAACCAGTGTTCCCAGGAGATACTATTTGCATCGG CCCCCCTGGAGGTGCATATGCTCCTCCTGCTGCACCTATACCAGTTTCGCCCAATGCTACCTTCACCACCACAGCAGTTCCAGCAATGGGGACGCCTCCCGGAACCGTCTCTAACTGTGGCCTGTACTATGATACAGTGACCGGCGACGACTGTAATATGATTGCGATGAAATACTCCATCACATTCAGCCAACTCCGCCTGATGAATCCCCAGATCAATGCGGACTGTACTAATCTATGGGCAAACACGTCCTACTGCGTAGCATTAGTCAGTGGCACCACTGTGACAACtaccgcctcttcctcggccacTCCAACCCGCTCGTCAAGCAGCGGCTCGACGAGCCCCTCGCCCACCAGCTCGACAGTGGCGCCACCAGCGCCAACACAGCCTGGGGCCACTTCCTCCTGCTATGAGTGGTATGTTGCAGTGCCTGGAGATGATTGCTCTAAGATTGATACCCAATATGGTATCACGTTCGCACAGCTGAGAGCGTGGAACCCATACTTGGACAGTACCTGCAGCAACCTCTGGTCGGACTACGCTTATTGCGTGAAGGGAGCGTAA